The sequence below is a genomic window from Bactrocera neohumeralis isolate Rockhampton chromosome 4, APGP_CSIRO_Bneo_wtdbg2-racon-allhic-juicebox.fasta_v2, whole genome shotgun sequence.
aatactttcgtAGTCGCTGTctgttaattcgctgaactatgttaatgtcgtcgtatatctcgcacagctcatTGTGcgatcgaatgcgatatttcccgtagccaatgcgcaaaggaccataaatctttcgcagaatttttctctcgaaaactcgcaacgtcgactcatcagttgttgtcatcgtccatgcctttgcaccatatagcaggatagCAATAATGAGTGAAATACTTAGTACGAAatggcacctgttggcaagagataccctgcgttggatttcgatgctgacgttgttattagtgttgatgctggtttcaagatagacgaaataaactacgactttgaagttgtgactgtcaacagtgggtgctgagtcgcgagtgcgacgactgtttgtttgaactaacggcgtgggtgttgaggtcaatgatatcaatatcatcggcatacgccagcagcggtcaattgactgggccatttcgtgagataacacgttcacaaAACTTGACGCCACCGgaccataaaccgcaccaaaccgtaatttttcgagattcgtttttgtttcatttaaaaaaaaaattgtagcgcttttattggaaaacccgctcttaaagttgaggccactgactccgaatttcggtgatacattttaacaatttcgactcgtttgtttttttttaaattgaatgagCTTATGTATGAActataaataattaagttaataaaataataaatatgatatCAATATATCAAAGTTTCACCGAATACTTAATGTTGAATTTTTaggaaatatttcgaatatcaaattttcaaaataatatgttaaaatttaaattatttaagagATTGGCAAACAGCCACAGTACGAAAACACAGCTATTGTAAATTCTTTTTAATGGAAACGTAATTAATATATGATCTGGTAACACTACGTGTTatgtcaaatttttgttttctttttcaagtGCATCAATTGGATTGAATATAATTGAGAAATTGTTTATAAGAAGAATACGAAATTGCCATCAAAGTGAGTAAATTTCATACTTataacaattatttattatagttCTATCTTATTtgcttgtataaatataaaatacaaacgGTAATAATACTTCCAAATGCTAAATCGTTAGACGAAAAATCCGTCAAGTcgataaaaatacaaatatgattGCAAAAACAATGCACTTTCTACATTGCAGGAGATATTATTGTTATAGTTTTCTTTCGTTATCTCTTGATAATTCCgctaaatgttataaaattaatttaaaaaaataaacaatgtggacaatattgtataaaaaagttgTGCACTAAGCATTTTTGAATATGCTAACTAACAAAACAACTACCAAATAGATTCCAAAAAGGAGTGTTTTATccttgttgtattttatttaaaacaaaataattcaatttttgattttaagatgttatgttagttagttagttaatGTGCCAAAATTGTTAAACTGAAAAAGAACTTTTGTTTTGGAAGCGATACATATAACGAAATGGCTCAATTTCCTTACTTGATTTCTGCTTTTAGGCGGAAGTTCCGTTTTATCATGCCTGTCGTACTAATTATCATTAGGCCGTGCTTGTATTTGCCCTAATTATATTTCGTCAGTATTCTTTAAAACTCTTTGGAAAATGTTTTATAActgtgcaaaaaattttttcatatctaCACTTTTCGTAAGTGAATAGAAGTGAAGGAGTGTAGCCATAccatactatactatatacaagtatacgaCATACTCTAAATATGTTCATACCgtataatataacataaaattactattaattattatatttatattattataattatttttattataaatgtatgtataagtttGTTTCATTGtatcatatgcatacataaagaTATTAGAAAGCACGTAGGAtacttgataaaaaaaaatatatatatatatttctatatatatatatatatgtatatatatatattttaaggattgaaaaaaaatcacttttggctgattatattatttgtaaacaatcgtggaaaatgaaaaaaaaaaaaacaaatacattttatCAAAACATGCCACGAAAGCATAAATCAAATTCGTTCAGGAGATTATCGTGGGCCCGTTCCGAAGAAGATGTTCGAAATCAAGAATATTCAGTTCACGGAGAGCTGAGAAGACAACAGCAAATGGAACaataattttgtattgaaaacagCAGAAATAAGTAATCGGAAGCAAGTTCATGTAGAAAACAAAGCTGAGCAACTGACAGCTAGAAGTGCGATAGAAACGTAAAAACATTGGCGAGAAGCATTATTATTCCATATATGCCGGCTAGACCGGATTGGTATCTCTTTAACGATACTGAATTATAATGTGTTTGgtcaattgaatattttattaattttttaattattatagtCTCAATAGATGGTAAAGTTTCACTACATGCCTTGGTGTACCAGAAGAGCCTTTAAAAAGTTTGTACTCAAGTGTTGCAAATGAGACAAGCAATTTATAAATAAGATCAAAAAATGTAACCCTTGCTTTCATGTGACACTCTTTGGAGTGCCCGAAGTCATAAAACTGTCAGTTTTTTCACCAACATTTGATGATTATATGTATTGAAAATGATGTTGTACCTTTTCCAGAAGATAAATAAGAGCATAAATTTCTGCAGCTGTATTTTATGGGTGCACCGGCCGGAAAACTTACAAAATAGTATACAAAACTATCtgacaataatataatataaccgTGCACATTGGCCGGTCCCACcgtttgttgatgtttattaaatacaatCTAATAACTAGACAGAAAggtggtaaccagacattgaaaaCTTTGGATTCTTATagcgacaaaaacgttttcgcctttattcgtaaataaaattttcactgtattgaataattTAGCCGGATGCActagttaaaatataaattaaataaattgttaaaaaacgttttattttggttttttttttggaacttcGTAGACACATGTTTCGAATTTGGAGGCTAACGGTAAAAAAACCTTTATAATTATGTCTCAATCTATCGAAAAAAATGCCCTccataaaagataaaatataaataaaaattatttgttttaattataataactgGGTTTTAACCACTAGTTTTATAAACATTTGTTTATGAATCAAAAATTTTGACTCAAAATTCGCAACTATTTTTAAATGACTACCTAATTTTGGGCATATTCATTagataatatttatatagattaaaAGGCcgctaattttttgtttcaaataagcCATCGTGGGCTGGAATCGTCGAGGAAACGCGAGCCCATTTCTTCGAGTCGGGGGTTGTTCAGAACGCTGTAACTCATGTTCTactcaatatttttagtttcaaaattatatttacactatacaaatatatgttaataaataataataaacttaaaGCACCATATGTTTACTGGTCCTAGAAAAAATACCTAAGTAACAGGCCGGCCGTCACGTGGGATAGCCCCAAACGTATTGTAAGAGTTCACAGTTTTAGGTTACCACGGCATGCTTAATTCTACTTTAAATggtttgttcatattttttcttcatgGCATTTTATTTCATCACTATACGTTGtaaattcacatacatactatatatttcatcataagtatatatgtatgtgtgtttaccTTTATAAGCGTATTTCTGCAACTTGAACTTTGTTGCATCATTATTTAGCATACAATGATATATAAACGATGCACTAGAATGCCGGCCTTTCCAGTTTGCATTCAACCGCACAATGAGTACTACCTTTACGTCAGTTGATAGCAATTTGTTGTTGAATTTGGATTTTGGGTGAGATTTTGCAGTCATATAGGgatattgtatatttaaaaaatttaaaacttatatgtagtatattacttggaacaaatatttacatagcatattcatattatttccggtcttttatatttttattaacagatAAACCTTATAAAAAGTTTGTAACAAGGCAATGCAGTTGGATGAGTTCAATGTCTACAGTTTTTCtaggaaaaaataaaagtcgAATATAACTTCGAAATAATTTAGGCAACTATGAGTGGAAGCAGTCTTCTAACACAAGAAGATGACAGCAGTGCTGTTATTAATGAGTTCCAGCGTCTGCATAGTCCTAAAGTTGATTATTCCAGTATTTGTGGGAAGAAAGTCTTGGTAAGTCCAACAGAAGTACAGTTCGAACTGCTAAAAAAGAGGCTAGAAGAGCGCACAGAAGACTGTCGTGGTGAAACAATATATGAAATCGGTATAGGGGAAggtaaaattgaatatttatgacTTAAGTGTAATTGTCGTATCATAATATCGTTACGGTTACGCAGATGGCAGCGACAATGGCTTGGATGAGGACGAGTATCGCGCTTCGGTCGCTACATTGCAATCGTTAGCCACAACAATCGATTCTGATGTAGTGTTACTGAGGCAGAGAAAAGTTGAAAAGGGATTAGCAGGCCAGTATTTGATAAGAAAACGTGTCGATACTTCAGATTTCATGGAAATTCGGTAGTAAAACAAATATGTctctaaatttatatatatgtacattagcgtgtccgttatttcccaagatattatttttttgctgaaGCTCTTTGAATCTTTGGTTTATTTCTTTTGGTTGGTTTTTGaacgtaaaaaaattaatgcaaaagagcaaagaaattaaaataaaataggcacgatttaaataaatataaataaaaataaagagcttGTTTACGttggataacttttttaaggtgaaattcaaaactttaaggggcttaataagtaaaaaaaaaaaacaaaagcaacttgGGGGAAATGACAGACACTAACGTACATGTAATGAACTTATCCTATTTGGAATGAATTTGTATTTAAACAACTATTTTGAACGTTTGTTTAGTGTTGCTGTGGTTGGAAATGTGGATGCAGGAAAATCTACTTTGCTCGGAGTTCTAACGCATGGTGAATTAGATAATGGGCGTGGGCATGCTCGCCAGCGATTATTTCGGCACAAACACGAAATGGAAACTGGACGCACTAGTTCTGTGGGGAATGATATATTAGGTATGCTAACTATTAACATCATCAAATTACGTCTATGCGATCTGCTTACCCTTcttagaaaaaatgtttattttatagcTTAAGCGAGTGTTTGATGAATTACTATACTTTATTCCTTAGGATTCGATAGTGTTGGGAATGTAGTTAACAAGCCCGATCATGGCACTCTTGACTGGGTTAAGATTTGTGAAAAATCCGCCaaagttattacttttattgatTTGGCGGGGCATGAACGCTATTTGAAAACGACAGTATTTGGTATGACAGGACATGCCCCGGATTTTGGAATGCTAATGGTAATTCATCTAATAGTAATGTATTGAgctttcagttttattttattctttcagatcgGCGCCAATGCTGGTATTGTTGGTATGACAAAAGAGCATTTGGGATTGGCATTAGCATTGTCGGTACCAGTATTTGTGGTCGTTACAAAAATTGATATGTGCCCTCCTAATGTTTTACAAGATAACTTAAAattgctttttaaaatattaaagtccCAGGGTTGTCGTAAAGTACCAGTAATGGTAAAAAGTCCAGATGATGTTGTGTTAAGTGCCACAAACTTTGTTTCTCAGCGTTTGTGTCCAATTTTTCAAGTCTCCAATGTTACTGGAGAAAATTTGGAGttactaaaaatgtttttaaatttgttaacaaCCCGAATGACCGGGCAAGACAACTTGCCCGCAGAGTTTCAAATTGATGACACCTATTCAGTGCCTGGTGTGGGCACAGTGGTTTCTGGAACTTGCCTTCAAGGTCTAATTAAACTGAATGATACCCTTATGCTTGGACCGGACGCATTGGGAAATTTTATACCGATTGCTGTAAAAAGCATTCATCGTAAACGAATGAATGTTAAAGAAGTGCGTGGGGGTCAAACTGCTAGTTTTGCATTAAAGAAGATAAAAAGATCTCAAATACGTAAAGGAATGGTAATGAAAATGATCTAATAATGTTTGTGCTATGTTGCTAACCTAAATCTTTTAGGTAATGGTTAGTCCAGAATTAAAGCCTCAAGCATGTTGGGAGTTCGAAGGGGAAATTCTAGTTCTTCATCATCCTACAACAATATCTTCCCGTTATCAAGCCATGGTACACTGCGGAAGTATTCGACAAACAGCATCCATCATCAATATGTCTAAGGATTGTCTACGTACTGGCGACAAAGCTCATGTAAAGTTTCGTTTCATTAAACATCCAGAGTACATTCGAGTTGGGCAAAGAATGGTTTTTCGAGAAGGTCGTACTAAAGCAGTGGGGAATGTTTTGAAACCAATAACAAATTCGGTTGCTTTACAACATCGATCTAAACCGAATAAAATGCAAGGGCGCGGCCAAAGTCATAGCCAAACCAATTCAAACGCAGAAccacaaaatcaaaatcaaaacccCAATGTTCAAGCGGCAATATTAAAAAGTGGGAAGCAATTGCAACCAACGGATATAGAAATAAATGAGATAAAACAAAGTTTTGATGGAGTGCTTGAGGCTTGTGTTGATAAACGCGATAACCGTGGTTCAAAGCACCAGAAACGCAATTCTTCCCACGCTGCAATACCAGTAAGTGGGTTAAGTATGGGAAGCTCTTTAAGTGATTTACAGACCCAAGCCAACAGCTCACACATTGCtgtcaaaaaataaacttaCCACATCGGctattatttgtattaatttatttatctctTCATTTCAATAAAGtggattacatttttttctttttcttaaagacgattggattttaaaaatataaaccgttttttatataattgtatgaaaacaagataattaaattaaatttggtgAAATATGCGTTATTTTAaggtatttggaaaaattacaagttatgaataaaaaaaaaatataccttactaccatatttttttgaattactgCAAATGGTGTTTTGTAGCGGTAGAAAACATTGCTGAGTAGTTTTTAAGAATGCTGTTGAGCTGACAGTTCTTGTCCGATTAAAAATCCGGTTTGATAAGTTCCAATCGAATgtgaatttcattattttacaattcaagtgaaatttttgttgaGCATTGAATTttgcgtttttattttaaaacttctgAAAGGTAATGTAAAATTTGAAGTAACAAATGAAATATACcgtaaaataaaagagaaaatatcAAGGTAGTATGCCATTTTAATGAGGTACTCTGTTATATAGAATTCGAAAACGCTTGACAATGATAGGCATCATTAATACTCGAAACGGTGATTGAGTTCCAtcaaaacagtaaaaaaagtGAGGAAATTGAATCAAGATAAGAGAAGTTGTTGATAATATCAACGTGAAAGTTAAGTTTATTAGTTTAAGTCGCACAAATCTCAAACTAGGTGTGCTCCTTATCATCGTTCGAGTACAGTTAATGAGTGATTAGCTCAAAAAGGCCAGCAATAATGCTAATGAATATATAGCGTTAGAAAAAAGTATTATAGAACTCAACTTTTTACTTTCAACCTCGCATACACATATGAATAAATATACAGTTATGGACAAAATAATAGGTGTGAGATTAGCTGGTACTGTTTTTTCGACAAATGGTGTTGTAACTGTTACTTTTTTATACCGTATTTTTACGACGAAGGCGAATGAACAGAGCGTCAGTATCAACAACttgcattattattttgttaattttttgtttgactgATAAGTTATAATTGCTTCATTAAATTGAATtggacaataaaataaatgtatgtaagtaatatttcaaaaaaataagtgattctTTCGAAGTACTTGTCATATCAATTTAATTATTGGAgcatttgtaattttatattgcCCTTGAACACAATTAACCGAaacgaagaaattatttagaaagGGTCGTAAAAGCCACTGCACCGATGTGGAGAACAAATTCATTGGAAATATGTTAGGGTGGTCTGAAAACTTTCTAACTAATGCcctaaagcaaaaaaaaaaaatgaagaggAAACCCACGGACTAAATGGTAATCTACCGCGGCGTAAAGCCATAAAATTCCTCTTCTAAGAAAGGTCCACATACAAAAGGGAAAGGCTTTTGCCATTGAACATAAGAATTGGTACATTCCCACTGGAGAAAAAATTACGAGATATTTTATTCAGTGATGAAGTTGAGATTAATTATGGAAATGATTGTAAATGAACTGTTCGGGATACACTTAAAATACCAAAGCTCAAAATtccgacaaaatttaaatatgcagctaaatccaaataccgacaaatcagagcaccgaaaaatcaaaacaccgacaaaccaAAATGCCAACATGTGAAAAATACTTTATCTTGTCCGCACTTATTTCTATCGAAGCACAGAAAGAGAATTCTACTGACTAAGGGTTATAATCCTCAGCGTGTTCGTGGCCGGAGGGCTCGAACGAACAACGCCACCTTCtcttgatttgtcggtattttgacaGTCGGGATTCCAAATTTCGATCCATGctgaataaaattgtataacttATGAAATCCATGGATGATATACAAGTAATAACACCCATGGACGCAATAGAAGATAGCTTcggttttctgtttttatttagaaaatatattttaaatatattattttgaccatagctatttctttttttgaaacaaatttcagTTTAAATATTCGGAATGAAAGATttcccacatatacatacatatatgggttTAATAAAGTAGAGCAAAGATATAGCTacaacaaaattgttttaattgcaaatatttcaaagttaCTAAGTAAAAACCGTTTAACCTATTATTTtgcaagtatatatgtacatataattgtttattaaaatgtttgaatttcttttaatttgaattatttatattttgttatagtTAAACTTTGATCAGTTATGTGCTTTCAATACAGGCTTTTCTTGGCTATTATCCcactgcaaaaataaaattatacaatgttatttaatatgcatattttattataagcagtatctttaaaaatttcattttatttaaacatttcgTTAAGAATTTTATTTCTGTACCTACATAGATTTTCTAAAATGGTTTCTTCTTGATTTCGTCCTTCACGCCTTCAATTTCTTTCTTAagattgtttttgaaaatagcCATGAATGacctgtaaatatataaaataaaacctttgtctcgaaaatttttaaacctaCTTGAAACGTTCTGGGGTCATGTCATGAATTCCACGCTCCTGAGCCATATTCTTAGTACGATACATTATGGATACAACCATTTGAGCAGCACGACGCATTGGATAACTCTCAGCCATCCGTTGAATTAACTGTTCATTATTAGCCAAATAACGTAGCAAGAATCGGAATACCATTGTGGATTACgtgtaagtaattttttaaagctGAATGTCTTTATATTTTCGAATAAGTTGTTGCTTAAGCTTTAATTGGTTTCGTAGAAGTTCTAAACGTTGAAGCTGCTCTTCTTTATTGTAGTCTATACCTGGCAACTGTTttacttcagttcttgcaatgTCGAAACGTTTCTGCAATTCTATTATCTAataacataaatgtaaaatgccGTATTTACAAATTCTTATAATACTCAATTTACTTACTTTTTGACTACACTCTTGGGATTCCCGTTGTTTGGTCGCGTTATCAAGGGGGTCCTTTTCAAcactgtttatttaaaaaaaaaataggaacaTAGGAGTAATTACATAATTtcgacaaataaaataaatagagaaTACGAAAACAACGTTCCTGCACACCTATTACATTAAAAACAATGTCAAAATACTTGCCAGCGAATAATTTCGTATATGACAGGTAAAATCGCTCTCAAATTTGTGCTTTGGCCTGTTGCCGGCGATGATGGGTTGGAAGCTTGTTCGGCCGCCGTGTTGTTTTCGGAAGGATTTGATGTTTGTATAAGTCCGTCTGGTGTTAAAATGGGTTTTTTATCAACAGATTGTCCACTAGGAGATAATTCCATTTTTATATTGATCTTGCTGTAAATAATGCactattttgtatataa
It includes:
- the LOC126756602 gene encoding protein NCBP2AS2 homolog codes for the protein MVFRFLLRYLANNEQLIQRMAESYPMRRAAQMVVSIMYRTKNMAQERGIHDMTPERFKSFMAIFKNNLKKEIEGVKDEIKKKPF
- the LOC126756598 gene encoding mediator of RNA polymerase II transcription subunit 9 codes for the protein MELSPSGQSVDKKPILTPDGLIQTSNPSENNTAAEQASNPSSPATGQSTNLRAILPVIYEIIRCVEKDPLDNATKQRESQECSQKIIELQKRFDIARTEVKQLPGIDYNKEEQLQRLELLRNQLKLKQQLIRKYKDIQL
- the LOC126756553 gene encoding GTP-binding protein 1, which translates into the protein MSGSSLLTQEDDSSAVINEFQRLHSPKVDYSSICGKKVLVSPTEVQFELLKKRLEERTEDCRGETIYEIGIGEDGSDNGLDEDEYRASVATLQSLATTIDSDVVLLRQRKVEKGLAGQYLIRKRVDTSDFMEIRVAVVGNVDAGKSTLLGVLTHGELDNGRGHARQRLFRHKHEMETGRTSSVGNDILGFDSVGNVVNKPDHGTLDWVKICEKSAKVITFIDLAGHERYLKTTVFGMTGHAPDFGMLMIGANAGIVGMTKEHLGLALALSVPVFVVVTKIDMCPPNVLQDNLKLLFKILKSQGCRKVPVMVKSPDDVVLSATNFVSQRLCPIFQVSNVTGENLELLKMFLNLLTTRMTGQDNLPAEFQIDDTYSVPGVGTVVSGTCLQGLIKLNDTLMLGPDALGNFIPIAVKSIHRKRMNVKEVRGGQTASFALKKIKRSQIRKGMVMVSPELKPQACWEFEGEILVLHHPTTISSRYQAMVHCGSIRQTASIINMSKDCLRTGDKAHVKFRFIKHPEYIRVGQRMVFREGRTKAVGNVLKPITNSVALQHRSKPNKMQGRGQSHSQTNSNAEPQNQNQNPNVQAAILKSGKQLQPTDIEINEIKQSFDGVLEACVDKRDNRGSKHQKRNSSHAAIPVSGLSMGSSLSDLQTQANSSHIAVKK